Within the Osmerus mordax isolate fOsmMor3 chromosome 6, fOsmMor3.pri, whole genome shotgun sequence genome, the region AGATGGCCAAAATCTCCTGTAGTTTGGAGACCAAAGAACTATGGGACAAATTCCATGAACTCGGGACAGAGATGATCATTACAAAATCTGGAAGGTAAATTTCAGTTTAAGGATGATACATTTAGTGTGTGGTCTTGACTTGGGCCCCATTCAATCCTAATGTCATGTGAATGTGTTACATATATCCCTCTGTATCTATAGGTCGTCGTCGGTTAAGTTAGCTTCAGGTCTACAAAGCCAGATGTAGCCTATCCTTGTTGGCCTGTTGCAAATACATATTGATTAGACATTAACTGTCATTTGGCCAATATTATAACAAACTAGACTGCTTAGTAACATTGGCAGAATAAATCACAAACTATTAGGGGATATAGGCTATTTGAATGCTCTGTCATGTTTAGagcataaaaataaatatagtcGAGAGATTAATGGAACAGGAATTTGCTAGAAAGGCCTATGACACCAATTATCTTGTCTTTTACTAGTGGTGGGCTTTGAGTAAATATTTCTTTTTGAAGAAGAATGGTTGGCAACGTGCCGTGTTCTTGTAGACTTAATGTTTACTGTCCACATTCCCCCAACAGAAGAATGTTCCCCACTATCCGTGTGTCCTTCTCTGGGGTAGACCCGGACGCCAAATATATCGTGCTGATGGATATTGTTCCAGTGGACAACAAACGTTATCGATATGCCTACCATAGGTCATCCTGGCTCGTGGCGGGCAAGGCCGACCCTCCTCTGCCTGCACGGTATGCCGACCCTCCTCTGCCTGCCGAGCTCATCTTCCTAAATGTATAAGGCCTACGCCACATTTAAGCTTagacattacaaaattgtaggtAAATAATAATAAGCAAACATCAGTAATAAAATATTACTgatgattatttttttttataattaacGTTTATAAACGAGAGCCATTGATGCAACGATCTATCTGAAAATATTCTAATGAAATTCACGTACATTTAAATGATCTTTGGTTACCTTAGATTAGCCTACGTTTTTTAAATGATGCTGAAACTAGAATTGCTGTAGGCCCTATTTATTAAAGCAATTTATTCCCCTTGTGTTTACAGGTTATATGTCCATCCTGACTCCCCATTCACTGGGGAACAACTGCTAAAGCAAATGGTCTCTTTCGAGAAAGTCAAGCTAACCAACAATGAGCTGGATCAACATGGACACGTAGGCTATGTTGTTTACACATTTTTCACAATAACACAGGTGATGAATGCCGTTTAACAAGCAAAGATGAGACTTATGCTATTTTTGTTTGGCTACATGCGACTTCTAACCGACGAATGAATGTTTGTGTAGGCTATTACGAACTGAAAAGGTGATATTAACAGCGATGATTATTTAACATTGGGTAAATGAATAAAGCTACTTTATTCATTTCAAAGCTTTATTAAAACTACTTTATTCATCTCCTATGGGAAATTGAGGAGCTGATGTTATTACAAACGTCAGCTCCTCATAGCATACTCCCATAGCCTATGTGTaattattgtacaaaaaaaatgaaaattaaaaataattttcccaTGTTAATGGTTGAACCAAATGATGAACTATGTACATTACAAAAAAAATCTGAGGTGCTAAGCGATAAATCCTGAAAAGGTAATGCTAGCATTATAGCAATGAAAATGAATTACATATTCCCATCTCAGAAACAATGTTATAGACTGTCAAGGCTACtcagagaaaacaaaaaaagttcATTCCGACACTAGTATATAAGTTTATAaataatgttgtttttttcctctaAAGAATTTTTCTCTAACAaggaaagaaaataatttaaatcaTTTGTTCTTGTCCATGATATCAGTGAATATTGTGGGCCTTTAAACTAGTTAACAAAATTAGGGTTTGCATGTGCCTATACAAAAAGAACATCTATGCATCCGTGCTCTTTTTAAATGTGCATGGGTTGAATATGGTGGATTGAAGACCTACCACAGttaattacaaaataaaaaaataagttagCCAGAAGTAACCTATATTTCGATAGATTACGACACAAAACGATGGCTTAAAAAGAGTGTCATGGGGTTTGCCTTTCATAATGTAGACTAGTAATGAAGTCTGATAAAAGCCGCTTGGATAGGATAAAATAACTTAAAGTTtcaatggtgtgtttgtgtgttcatataTATCTCAATGTCCCTATTATGGCGTGCACTAGCCCTTGAAAATGATTGATCTAAACAGTCCATAGGCCTGCATTTTCATTCCATATGCCTCTTATGTCAAAATCATTTTGGTGTCAGTGCTTCTTGGCTACCCTGCAACAGCATCTATCTGCAGTCAGATGAATGAGAAAGGCTTTTGATTGAGCCAGAAGCTGAGAACCAAGGGGAAAGTTTGTCTCTGACCTTGTAGTGTTAACAAGTTTATCTTTTCACACTCTCCCCCATGCCATCCTAGccatcctctctcactcactcttccaACAACCATCTTTCTCCGAGCACCTCATTATCttactctttcttttttccgcaCGTTTTAGTTTTCCCTCCTATCAAGGTATTTTGTGTATCTTTCAATTGTCTTCTCCCCTCTGTTTTCCACTCCTTAAATTTACTTTTGTTGCTTTTCATTCTTTgttctgtttttgtattttttttatctctatACATCCTTTCTACAGTATCCCTAgtttgtctttttttattttttctccacTTTAAAGAAGATACTTTACCTCTTCATCTATTTactctctacctctgcctcACCCATCCCACCCCACTCTCTCTACCTGAGTCTTTCTTTATGTGTCTGTTTCTCCCCATACAGATTATCCTAAACTCCATGCACAAATACCAGCCCCGTGTCCATATCATCAAGAAGAAGGAGCACACCGCCTCCCTCCTCAACCTAAAGTCTGAGGAATTCCGCACCTTCGTCTTCACAGAGACTGTCTTCACTGCGGTCACCGCCTACCAGAACCAGCTGGTGAGTGACTGGCAGCTGACATCCAGACACAGTTTTATGCAAAATAATAAACTGTCTTCCGAGGGTCCTATGTTTGTTTTGTGAGAGTAGGCCTAGTATGGGGTTAGCAAGCATTGTAGTTCCATCTTGTGTATGCAGCTGGAAAACAATTATTTCTAAATGTTAGCAtctaaagcaaaaaaaaacatcttcttGGAGGTAAAATACACTAACTGTTAAAGCAGAGCTGGGATTGAAGTGTGAGACGAGTGTGTCCAGCACAGTTTAAATCCAGCTCGGCCCACACTGCCTGACTCCCTTTGTGTGTTTAGTCTGTACAACATAGATAGAATGTGACAGATGGGCCGGGAGAGGGATTGAAGAGTCTCAGAcatgagaaagaagagaaagaatggAGAGTGGCGTCTGATGTGATtctgtccctgtcccccccccccctcaaccccctccgTTGTTTTCCAGATAACCAAGCTGAAGATCGACAGTAACCCGTTTGCCAAAGGCTTCCGTGACTCCTCACGGCTGACAGACATGGAGAGGTACAGGGAATTCTGTGTCCTCCACAGTTGGTTTATTTCTGTTCCTGTGTTGATTAGATAAACATGGGGAATGGAAccaaagagagtgagtgtgtgtgtgttagagaaagcggcagagagagaaaggagggggggcagaaaaTGGCGGTGCACGTGTTAGCCTCTTACACTGAGTACTCATTAATAGGAACACAGGCTGTGATGTGTTTATTTACTACTGCATACTACTAACACTGCACTTCAGGCCAAGATTTCtttgaggacaggagaggacacatGGATTGTATGGATGAGCAgcacttgtctctctctttctctcgctctctctctctctctctctctctctctctctctctctctctctctctctctctctctctctctctctctctctctctctcacacacacaccacacacacacacgcgtaagcACACAGACTCACTGTCTTGACACTGACCCACAAAAGGCAGGTCATGCCAAAGGATTTATATCCCCTAGCCAAATACACCTTTTTATTTATCCTTTCAATTCCAACACTGGGGCCAAAATCAGTCGACAAAATCAAACCATCCAGACACATTTCCTCAAATCAACCAAACAGACAAAGTCACCTGCTGGAAAAGAGGGAAGCAGAcagctctccctcccatctttctgtctttttctttttgagGGCTGTGAATTAGATCTGATCAATTGATCTTCAGGGAGCTGCAGAAATCACATTAGTCTGGAGTCGGTCACTGCACTAAAACACAATGTAATTCGATTGGCTGTGGTGACTGATTGAAACCAGCCCCCCTTGTTGCTGTATTGGGGGGTCGGTTTGGCCTCTGAGCTGGACAGGGGCAGCGctgataaaaacacacacatttgtactGCGTCGCTGACAGATATTGCACTTTCCTAACCTAATTGGGTGGGGGGGTAATGTGTACGCATGGCTGTTGTGATGCAGACCACTCCTGCctatcctcctacacacacacacacacacacaggccaaccCGGCCATTTCTGTCCCTGTGAGGTGCTTTCTGGCAAGAATAGTAGTAAATAATGCACTCAGTGTGACAgtggaaacagaaacacaaattTGTGAACATACAAAGAACAATGCTGAACACTAACATCCACTGCATCACATGTAAAAacagaatttgtgtgtgtgtatacctttcTGCATGTGTGCAAGGACATGCATTTTTATGTATTTCCTTAAGTTACTGTGtcgtttatattttatttctgtgtgaaaaatagcatgaaatcaaACATTGAATGAACGTAGAGATATATTTTGGGCGTCTCTCTTTGGCTTTTGCTGCAGGGAAAGTGTTGAGAGTTTGATCCACAAGCACTCGTATGCCCGGTCTCCTATCCGCACCTACGCAGGTGAGGAAGAGACCCTGGGGGAGGATggccactccacacacactcgggGTAAGACGACGTGGCCCCCGATTCATGTTTTGCTTCAAGCAAACTCTTTTCAAATGCTTTTGATAAACAAATGTATGTACACATTTTTACAAAGTGAAAAAATACCTGACTTCATGCgcaacatttatttttgttaaAAAGACCTTACTTACTCATTCTTTAcctgctccctctttctcccaggTTCTGCATTCACAGCCTCAGACAATCTGTCCCTCACCTCCTGGGTCACCACCACATCCGGCTTCTCAGGCTTCCAGCACCCCCAGTCCCTCTCCGCCATGGGCACCAGCACTGCTTCGCTGGCTGCCGGCTCCCTGCCCCACCCCATCCAGggctccctgcctccctacaGCCGCCTGGGCATGCCCCTGACACCCTCAGCCCTAGCAGGCACCATGCAGGGCAGCgggccctccttcccctccttccacatGCCACGTTACCACCACTACTTCCAGCAAGGCCCCTATGCTGCCATCCAAGGACTACGCCACTCCTCAACGGTCATGACCCCCTTCGTATGACTCAACCCGGGGCACTAGGTCAGAACCAGACTTCCATTTCTAAACCCCATGCCAGCTCCTAGACATGTATGTAAACACCCAAATATCTCCCACCTACCCCCATTCAGAAtcatcacccctcccctctatgttGTTTTTTGTATATAACGCACCTGGGGCGCTCCAGGTGCCTTTAACGACCTGGAGAGGCTGTCGCCTGCTGACCGCCGTaccggagagagagaatacattGGGACCCTCATATGAACCCTCTGAGACGTGATAAACATTCTTCACATGAACATTGAAGACCCCCAATTTGAAGATGAATAGCTGAATAGGAACCATGGACTGAAGAACGGTGGACTACTAGACCCACAGGCGAGGGGATTCATAGCTTGGGATTCATCATCTCAGTGGACGCGCCTGTTGGGAGCCCATCACCTACGATGTGAACACATGGCTTTCCTCCCTCGAAACGGAAACTTACTCAAACTCGGCTtggacattttttttattgccatCTTAACGCATTGGCGGCAAATTATCTCTGACTTGCTGTTGCCATAGCAATGATATTTGTGCACGTCCTGTAGAAAGGAGGCAGACCAAGTAACTCTTTACCATAAAAAATGCCAGCCATTTGCACAGTGCAAACGAAATCATCATTATTTAATGAACATAATGACATCATGTATAATAGCAGTACTTAAAAGATGCgaacacacactacatacacacatttgaaCTCATAGGACGCATGCTGACTGCAACAGATAACGCAAATGAATAATGTTTATGTTGGATGAATAACCTCATGTtaccaagcttttagaattttTTCCTGTTTGCCATGACCAAGAGGAAGGTGTATACTAGTTTATATTGACCTCACAGATATCCAAGTTGTGCAACTCTGGAAGGGAatgtcaagttgtcattgtcaatattgtcaCTTAGTTTTTATCCATTCCCATAAGTGGTTTAACtaagaaaaaagaaatgcaaATGCATAAAAAACATGAGAAGGAGACATTTTATTCtttcaaatataaaaaaaaaaacacataaaaacaAGAGTAAAGATTTTATGATATAATTTGTACTGACCATTGAACAATTACCTAGTCAGTCATGTATCACAAAAAAGATTATTTAGATATGATACAAACTATCCTTCGCACCGGACAACAGTTAGAGTTAACTAACTTAACACCTTATCCTGAGTGGCCTGtgccctccattgctgcttcagCCTGTGTCGACAGTTCTCTGGGAGGAAGTCCACACCTGTAAATGATGGTTCTGCAATTCCCCTATCTGCAACAGGCAAGGAAAACCATGGAAAGAAGTGATTCAGGAGTGCATCAGCTTCATTTGGGCTATCGCACAGGGGGCAATTCATCTGGACACAATAACCTAATTACACTGCAGTTCTGATAGTGGTGCAGAGAAagctgtgtgaaagagagagaaagcgaaatAGAGAAAAATACATAGGTTACGATACAGGTTACGATCccttggagagagacagagatagagagaggggtacTCCCTACTACTGTACACATAGAATCAGATTTGTGTATGGTTCTTGGTCTGAAAGACATTTTGATCTAAAGGGCAGTATTTCATTTATCACTGTTGCCATTTTTTCCTCTGACCTAAAACCTTCAATCTAATGAGTTAACTTTGGGCAATTTCTTTTCAGTATCAAAATGTATATTTTGGGTCATAAAGTGGGGACAAATTGGATGAATATGGTGTACCGCAGTACAGTGTGTCTCTAAGTTTGTTTACAGTATCTCTGATTCATGGTTCTCAATGTAGCAATCACAGAAAGCCAAAACACACATCTTTTGGGTTCAGATTTTACTGTATTATTTTGGGCACCAACTGTACTCTATTTAATGCAATGTATTATTGTCCCAAGTCTTTGTTCCAGTGGTAAGCCAACTTTGATGAAAGCCAATAATAGACTATTGGCAACTATAAAATGTCAACAAGGATTTAGTTATGTTGAGGAATATTTATTTAATAGCATTTCCAGTTATTTTTCTATTGCCGGTTTCTTTTGACAGAGGGTTAAAAACTGATTGAAAAACATGGTGAAAAATGTTGCtaccatttttcttttttggaaCAGTAAAACTAGCATGGCTGGCGTGCAAACCAGTCCGTTTTTTAAAGCCATGACATAGGAAAACTTCAAGGTGCTCTGAAGCCTCAAACTTAATGCTGAACATTGCCTTTGACTGTGTAAGCAGTGGTCGAGGTTTTGTtatgatatatatttttggtTAATTGTTTTCCAGCTGAACAATGTGTATGCACATTTACAGTCTACCattaggaagagagaggcaattattttttgattttctttttcttgctgTGTTTAAATATTATGTCTTATGTAATCCCAAAAAATGACATCTAACAAGATTAAGTTTTGTTGATTTTTAAAGTGCAATATATTTATTTCTGTCCTGAAAATGATAATGTGTAATGTACTATCTGAAGCATCTAGATGTTATTTGTAAACCatgacaaatatatatattcaccCCCTCccaaaacaatctcaaatatgttttcttttgGTTCACTTATCTATTACCCAAAACGggtatatattgtgtgtgtgtgtgtgtgtgtgtgtgtgtgtgtgtgtgtgtgtgtgtgtgtgtgtgtgtgtgtgtgtgtgtgcaggtttatTTATAACAGTGATGATTTGTCTTATTAAAGAATGACTCACTGAAGTGTCAATATTAGACTATTTACTTTCTAGATAAGAGGCTTAAATCTGCTCTTTTGGTAGTGGCCTGTTTCTTAACGTTTTGCCTTGGCTGTTGTCTACATTAAAGTATGCATCATAGCCTACTCAGACAAATCACTCAAAATTGTAAGATCACTAACTTGTGTATGAAGATTTGATGAGGTGTGTCCCTCCCTGTCAAATAAGGTTGTTTCCTATCCAGACCATTTGTTGCTAATTAAACAAAAGAGAACAATTAACGAAAGGCCTAACAGCCTACAACTTATTTTACTTTACTATGGAAAAGGGGATGCTGGTCTAGAGTGCCACCCAGTGGCATATTGAGATTTAGGTTAGTCCATTacaacagaaaaacaacagGTCTCTTTTCCACAACATAACTGTGGGAGCAACTTTCCGCGTACATTTTGTTCCCTTTTATCCTTTGGAATGCGCCTAGGTCGACGCGCTTTAACAAGACTCAGACTCACTCCACAGTTTTCCTTTTCCTTGTTGCATTTATTTTCCTTCAGTCTTCAAAATGTAATATACATCACGACAGCAGACCAaaataaagacaacaaaaaacaacttcAACTCACGTAACTGATCTGAGCGGTAGGGTCTAGAAACAGCGGTCAAAAACCGTATGACTATCAAACCAAAGGCCACTAACTGAATGACAGCCAGCTGTTTAGACCCCAGTTGATGCAATTACCGCCTTGCTCAGCTGATTGACAAAACGCTCTGACGACATGCCACGCTTAAAGACCGACTAACATGCACAATTCATAACAATTTCATAAAGGCAAAAGGTTAACATTGAAATCATAATAATCATAGTTTTGGCTCCAACAATAACCTACACCAAAATGTGCTTCTTCGTGACCCAAACCTCAGTCGGGCTGACTACATGTCTCTCTTTTACCCTACT harbors:
- the tbx20 gene encoding T-box transcription factor TBX20 isoform X1, which produces MEYTTSPKPQLSSRANAFSIAALMSSGKTKDKETEENTIKPLEQFVEKSSCNQGLGELSSLDAHGDYGGSAPAVCTEPLIPTTPGVPSEEMAKISCSLETKELWDKFHELGTEMIITKSGRRMFPTIRVSFSGVDPDAKYIVLMDIVPVDNKRYRYAYHRSSWLVAGKADPPLPARLYVHPDSPFTGEQLLKQMVSFEKVKLTNNELDQHGHIILNSMHKYQPRVHIIKKKEHTASLLNLKSEEFRTFVFTETVFTAVTAYQNQLITKLKIDSNPFAKGFRDSSRLTDMESRESVESLIHKHSYARSPIRTYAGEEETLGEDGHSTHTRGSAFTASDNLSLTSWVTTTSGFSGFQHPQSLSAMGTSTASLAAGSLPHPIQGSLPPYSRLGMPLTPSALAGTMQGSGPSFPSFHMPRYHHYFQQGPYAAIQGLRHSSTVMTPFV
- the tbx20 gene encoding T-box transcription factor TBX20 isoform X2, producing MEYTTSPKPQLSSRANAFSIAALMSSGKTKDKETEENTIKPLEQFVEKSSCNQGLGELSSLDAHGDYGGSAPAVCTEPLIPTTPGVPSEEMAKISCSLETKELWDKFHELGTEMIITKSGRRMFPTIRVSFSGVDPDAKYIVLMDIVPVDNKRYRYAYHRSSWLVAGKADPPLPARLYVHPDSPFTGEQLLKQMVSFEKVKLTNNELDQHGHIILNSMHKYQPRVHIIKKKEHTASLLNLKSEEFRTFVFTETVFTAVTAYQNQLITKLKIDSNPFAKGFRDSSRLTDMERESVESLIHKHSYARSPIRTYAGEEETLGEDGHSTHTRGSAFTASDNLSLTSWVTTTSGFSGFQHPQSLSAMGTSTASLAAGSLPHPIQGSLPPYSRLGMPLTPSALAGTMQGSGPSFPSFHMPRYHHYFQQGPYAAIQGLRHSSTVMTPFV